The following are encoded together in the Oncorhynchus masou masou isolate Uvic2021 chromosome 5, UVic_Omas_1.1, whole genome shotgun sequence genome:
- the trnt1 gene encoding CCA tRNA nucleotidyltransferase 1, mitochondrial isoform X2: MKSMFQNAGIRMINNKGEKHGTITARLHNENFEVTTLRVDVETDGRHAEVEFTTDWQKDAERRDLTINSMFLGLDGTLYDYFQGYEDLKNRKVQFVGCAEQRIQEDYLRILRYFRFYGRVSVKAAEHDPATLEAIRENARGLAAISGERIWVELKKMVVGNHAAHLLKVMYELGLAQYIGLPAEGDVEEMKRIWQHVKDHSPKPVTVLSALFRCSQDVEKMDLRLKVSREEKNLGLFLVKHRHDLHKSQDDPDSLKPYTDFIIDSREVDAQSKVCELLKYQGEDKLLAEMSRWSIPRFPVSGHDLRKMGITSGKEIGTTLQNLRDVWKRSRYQMDKDELLCHVNKT; the protein is encoded by the exons ATGAAGAGCATGTTCCAGAATGCAGGGATCAGGATGATCAACAATAAAGGGGAGAAGCATGGGACCATCACTGCTCGA CTTCACAATGAGAACTTTGAAGTGACCACACTGCGTGTAGATGTTGAGACGGATGGACGTCATGCAGAGGTAGAGTTCACAACAGACTGGCAAAAAGACGCCGAGCGTAGAGACCTCACCATCAACTCCATGTTTTTAG GGTTAGATGGGACCCTATATGATTACTTCCAAGGATATGAGGACCTCAAGAACCGAAAGGTTCAGTTTGTTGGCTGTGCTGAGCAAAGGATTCAGGAGGACTACTTGAGAATACTACGATACTTCAG GTTTTATGGCCGGGTGTCAGTGAAGGCAGCGGAACATGACCCTGCCACCTTGGAGGCCATCAGGGAAAACGCCCGTGGCCTGGCAGCCATATCAGGGGAGCGCATCTGGGTTGAGCTGAAGAAGATGGTGGTGGGTAACCATGCTGCCCACCTACTAAAGGTCATGTATGAGCTGGGCCTGGCTCAGTACATAG GTTTACCTGCAGAGGGCGACGTGGAGGAGATGAAGCGGATCTGGCAGCATGTGAAGGACCATTCCCCCAAGCCCGTGACTGTTCTGTCAGCCCTGTTCCGCTGCTCCCAGGATGTGGAGAAGATGGACCTGAGGCTGAAGGTCTCCAGGGAGGAGAAGAACCTGGGTCTGTTCCTGGTCAAACACAGACATGACCTCCATAAGTCCCAGGATGATCCAGACAGCCTGAAGCCCTACACTGACTTTATCATCGAT AGTCGGGAGGTGGATGCTCAGAGTAAAGTATGTGAACTGCTCAAGTACCAGGGAGAGGACAAGTTACTGGCAGAGATGAGCAGATGGTCCATTCCTCGCTTCCCCGTGAGTGGGCATGACTTGAGGAAGATGGGCATCACCTCAGGCAAGGAGATCGGTACTACCCTACAGAACCTACGAGACGTGTGGAAAAGGAGCCGTTACCAGATGGACAAAGACGAACTGCTTTGTCATGTTAACAAGACATAA
- the LOC135540218 gene encoding vasopressin V2 receptor-like gives MTFFNSNNSNISLETELAEDVPRDERLARVEIALLSIIFFSAAMLNFVLLLVLWKRRKQLSRMRVFVFHLCLADLVVTFFQVCPQLMWDVTDRFIGPDIMCRLVKYMQIVGMFASTYMIVVMTIDRYQAICNPMVTFQRRRASWNVPVCVAWSVSLFGSLPQLFIFSRVQIAPGVYDCWADFIKPWGLKAYVTWTTLVIFVLPVLTVIVCQVRICRAVQINFHMKTHQASEIVNKPLHSRTSSVAGVSKARIKTVKMTVVIVFVYIICWTPFFTVQLWSVWDVQAPTETATFSILMLLASLNSCANPCIYLLFSGKLPKRLMAVCVSQSDIKDSIQEEATVVSSLYISFKSLSISR, from the exons ATGACTTTCTTTAATTCAAACAATAGTAATATAAGTTTGGAAACGGAATTGGCAGAAGATGTGCCTCGTGATGAGCGCTTGGCTCGAGTTGAAATAGCCCTTTTGAGCATCATATTTTTCAGTGCCGCAATGTTAAACTTTGTACTGCTATTGGTGCTGTGGAAGCGGAGGAAGCAGCTGTCGAGGATGCGCGTCTTTGTTTTTCACCTTTGCCTGGCAGACCTGGTGGTCACCTTTTTCCAAGTTTGTCCGCAGCTGATGTGGGATGTAACGGACAGATTCATTGGTCCTGACATAATGTGCCGCCTGGTGAAATACATGCAGATTGTTGGCATGTTTGCCTCCACTTACATGATTGTAGTGATGACCATTGATCGCTACCAAGCCATCTGTAACCCCATGGTGACTTTCCAAAGGCGCAGAGCGAGCTGGAACGTGCCTGTGTGCGTTGCATGGTCCGTGTCCCTCTTCGGCAGTCTCCCTCAACTGTTCATCTTCTCCCGAGTTCAAATTGCGCCTGGTGTCTATGACTGCTGGGCTGACTTCATCAAACCTTGGGGACTAAAAGCTTACGTGACCTGGACCACTCTGGTGATATTTGTGTTGCCAGTCTTAACTGTTATCGTTTGCCAGGTGCGTATTTGCCGAGCTGTTCAAATCAACTTTCACATGAAAACACATCAAGCATCGGAAATTGTCAACAAACCTCTGCACTCCAGGACCAGTAGTGTTGCTGGAGTGTCCAAAGCCAGGATTAAGACCGTGAAGATGACTGTGGTTATTGTTTTTGTCTACATTATCTGTTGGACTCCTTTCTTCACTGTCCAGCTGTGGTCTGTCTGGGATGTCCAAGCACCCACTGAGA CTGCAACTTTCTCTATCCTGATGCTTCTGGCAAGTCTGAACAGCTGTGCAAACCCCTGCATCTACCTGCTCTTCAGCGGGAAGCTCCCCAAGAGGCTCATGGCGGTGTGTGTTAGCCAGTCGGACATTAAGGACTCCATACAAGAAGAAGCCACTGTGGTCAGCTCCTTGTACATCAGTTTTAAAAGCCTTTCCATATCCAGATGA